Proteins from a single region of Mycoplasmopsis edwardii:
- a CDS encoding type I restriction endonuclease subunit R, EcoR124 family, protein MRNYFEFKSFDQILTPRQIQDMKAFYLDFKNQFKNEERSRQQEEQGFAFDEVVFYIDLLRTDEINLDYIFSLIYDENRLKNLSIDQIKRMIRSSIGLRAKEELIINFIEKEIALKNIKSKEEVITKFYEYAQNIGEKEIQSMINEMKLDSTKSQEVIKAWIVNGNVETLETNFNEILPKVSRIGRKRKTIKDKVIEKANQLVEIFNEIFYK, encoded by the coding sequence TTAAGAAACTACTTTGAGTTTAAAAGTTTTGACCAAATATTAACTCCAAGACAAATTCAAGACATGAAGGCTTTTTATCTTGATTTCAAAAACCAATTCAAGAATGAAGAAAGATCTAGACAACAAGAAGAGCAAGGTTTTGCATTTGATGAAGTTGTTTTCTACATTGATCTTTTACGTACAGATGAAATTAATTTAGACTACATTTTTAGCTTAATTTATGATGAAAATCGTCTTAAAAATCTTTCAATTGACCAAATCAAAAGGATGATTAGATCAAGTATTGGATTAAGGGCAAAAGAAGAATTAATTATTAATTTTATTGAAAAAGAAATCGCTTTAAAAAATATTAAATCAAAAGAAGAAGTTATTACAAAATTTTATGAATATGCCCAAAATATAGGTGAAAAAGAAATTCAGTCAATGATAAACGAAATGAAACTAGACTCAACAAAATCACAGGAAGTAATTAAAGCATGAATTGTTAACGGAAATGTTGAAACTCTTGAAACTAACTTTAATGAAATTTTACCTAAAGTTTCTCGTATTGGCAGAAAAAGAAAAACGATAAAAGATAAAGTTATTGAGAAAGCCAATCAGTTAGTAGAAATTTTCAATGAAATCTTCTATAAATAA
- the rplA gene encoding 50S ribosomal protein L1 translates to MAKRLSKNLKNAREQFDRTIAYELEEAIELAKKTSYAKFDASIDLAFNLNLDVRKADQQLRGAVLLPNGTGKTIRVLVATNSPEKAKLSKEAGADIVVDGQALEQKIKEDDFNFDVMVADPAMMPLLGKYGKKLGPKGLMPNPKTGTVTPTPEKAVEELKKGKANYRTDKAGIVHSLIGKKSMSTEALVENAKVLISLIKKLKPAAVKGTYMLNLTVSASMGPSVKIKIEK, encoded by the coding sequence ATGGCTAAACGTTTATCAAAAAACTTAAAAAATGCTCGTGAGCAATTTGATAGAACAATTGCATATGAATTAGAAGAAGCTATTGAATTAGCAAAGAAAACTTCATACGCAAAATTTGACGCTTCAATCGACCTTGCTTTTAACTTAAATCTTGACGTTCGTAAAGCAGACCAACAATTACGTGGTGCTGTATTACTTCCAAATGGTACAGGAAAAACAATTAGAGTTTTAGTAGCAACAAACAGCCCTGAAAAAGCTAAATTATCTAAAGAAGCTGGAGCAGACATTGTTGTTGATGGACAAGCATTAGAACAAAAAATTAAAGAAGATGACTTTAACTTTGATGTTATGGTTGCTGACCCAGCAATGATGCCTTTATTAGGGAAATACGGTAAAAAATTAGGGCCTAAAGGTTTAATGCCTAACCCTAAAACAGGTACAGTTACTCCAACTCCTGAAAAAGCTGTAGAAGAACTTAAAAAAGGTAAAGCAAACTATCGTACAGATAAAGCAGGTATTGTACACTCATTAATCGGTAAAAAATCTATGTCAACAGAAGCATTAGTAGAAAATGCTAAAGTACTTATCTCTTTAATTAAAAAACTTAAACCAGCTGCTGTTAAAGGTACATACATGTTAAACTTAACAGTTTCAGCATCAATGGGACCAAGTGTAAAAATTAAAATTGAAAAATAA
- the nagB gene encoding glucosamine-6-phosphate deaminase has translation MKVLIKPNTQVQAEFAANLIKEEILAKPDLKICFATGNSPIKTYQELIKMNKNKDVSFSKVTSFNLDEYVGIQKENKCSYHYFMHKTLFDYIDINKANINLPNGIGNIVDNSNKYEALIKEKGGIDLMILGIGKNAHIAFNEPGSLPTERTREVKLTKSTIDANKIYFDSENDVPKTAISMGIKTILEAKKIILLADGESKAKALFDTIFGEVSPEIPSSYLKTHPDVTLIVDESSAKMILEKVKK, from the coding sequence ATGAAAGTATTAATTAAACCAAACACCCAAGTTCAAGCAGAATTTGCTGCTAATCTTATTAAAGAAGAAATCTTAGCAAAACCAGATCTTAAAATCTGTTTTGCAACTGGTAATTCACCTATTAAAACTTATCAAGAACTAATTAAAATGAACAAAAATAAGGATGTATCATTTTCAAAAGTTACTTCGTTTAATCTTGATGAATATGTAGGCATTCAAAAAGAAAATAAATGCTCATATCATTACTTCATGCATAAAACCTTATTTGATTATATTGATATAAATAAAGCAAATATTAATTTACCAAATGGAATTGGAAATATTGTTGATAACTCAAACAAATATGAAGCCTTAATTAAAGAAAAAGGTGGAATTGATTTAATGATTTTAGGTATTGGTAAAAATGCTCATATAGCCTTTAATGAACCAGGTTCATTACCAACTGAAAGAACAAGAGAAGTGAAATTAACAAAAAGCACAATAGACGCAAACAAAATTTATTTTGATAGTGAAAATGATGTTCCTAAAACAGCAATTTCCATGGGTATTAAAACAATTTTAGAGGCCAAAAAAATCATTTTATTAGCTGACGGAGAATCAAAGGCAAAAGCATTATTTGATACAATTTTTGGTGAAGTAAGTCCTGAAATTCCTTCGAGTTATTTAAAAACACATCCAGATGTTACTTTAATAGTTGATGAAAGTTCGGCAAAAATGATTTTAGAAAAAGTTAAAAAATAA
- a CDS encoding type I restriction enzyme subunit R domain-containing protein: MVLKDYNKYFKSDFSIEKGGFEDYYKDPSKQVKDKKIDLLTVVGMFFNWFWRSMTKHIICR, from the coding sequence GTGGTTTTAAAAGATTACAATAAATACTTTAAGTCAGATTTTTCAATTGAAAAAGGTGGTTTTGAAGATTATTATAAAGACCCTTCAAAACAAGTGAAAGATAAGAAAATTGATTTATTAACCGTTGTGGGAATGTTTTTTAACTGGTTTTGACGCTCCATGACTAAACACATTATTTGTAGATAA
- a CDS encoding MGA_1079 family surface serine endopeptidase: protein MNDKKKKKKLAIVIGAVVGTAALIGGTTAGVFLGTKKINNPSNNSVAQRKDSLEDILNDKNLNIPSELRVYLSSMSSEEIENQVDKNKLKNTLVNWTVIQKTSKEFSNNKPTPKHLKFIEDALELNLANLQTSKSKLEKSINKNDKEAFLHLMDKSNEVKALENDFSNLKKYLNLTKNDFANIEKLLNKNESIFSVEGKKLINQKLIDDFKVSKNLNINYKKLIDLDQKATELLEAIKPIKAKPNKNEKEQAIVDKFNIIFNSQNILKDNKVLEDNTTQEISFLIDEINNQSSSSNDNQINEAKQNAKAYINSLSNLSNSLKSKYIQEVDKNNIESSINALKSRAKLYDDVAIKIISAIAKANELKSTQKYINATNKQEFDNKLAQIQTLLESNKLRANDAYIKNNSNIENIKQDLNDLETLSSELNGQEPSDDIERFKQDVESKLTSSISERAKAYSLENLLYSTMITKENKELFIDENKVDGVELTFKDVFVSPNNINELNVVYKAQSKTNTGLVTDVVEKVVFRKDFNEKLRSLSFNNLDELFDFNYQSFNEYFASELSTKKEEIITLFKKKIPNINGFFSFEVNKDELFYENNKLGFNVDFYFNSKKVKTLKLLTAQNVEFNDEFWKGITFDFSDEFKQSSYYQNPNSIFYDAEAMKVWTKQATAFNTWFTLNVFNPAKQTFANLSSKELDSVVNLVNPTSSSKQNALSPDEVKQIMGKVKQNLHTKLFNIKANGATYRLVDFDSEHIFDSQRTSTNQAKFKFMVTKNGQTKEKIVTVYTKQENPNEQDIRDLKYLRDLIETSTKEDASGILKLIKVKNPSQTHNQVNSKDAVEAFNTLYELPKKGKFEIYAHSLAEHTNIVNSNVGGTAKIRFWIKENGTPLDESNNQYGFIFGINRSGTYTFTSTSLGSFAKTIQYFKPLTYRDLKPANQSEWFKSSDFAESTTRIDNAHKNLIDSINSTNFEYRRVDGSIVRNANKNFAVVDVQDIIAQKAFESLNLVLKLKAAPQEPERGNGNFTNEAPGKTSDDQPINSNVSSTTFYASNDNFAKQGDRANTSEFKPIVDNYFMYFYDVKSTASNSITFKLGFINKNNNAIRYTNNKEITLVNLRNDYKENLYPEVILNRLKLSDITISGHSNITANDFINKVKSNDQQISNMISFKESSLTYNNFKLDKTKIKIEEAKRVEVENGQYSVYVKLSYTSPVTSRKAIGNIWYKLTGFARSNATNDVLNFSNGSLKTVFNSTSSITRERQIEPYYKDLLWTFDEETSKAKWLFKEKYIQKTLLSNNASNRKLKVRLYGNLLIQDVNRLKRISDSDKNYLFEIDFEQLSRGQEIVITKQTNEYYIEGSHNKYPRPTMIFKARYISGEGVHFSLELQEKEYKLFLGNPYVESITARELSGPRYSEFKKDKAFLLNYAGAHVDVVYTNNVEHEEFGQRTNEFNYKHLDYNQENQPITFYTPEEVINSDIYNPNQNVSYELHNGYLQDQEYMHASWRNIDLVNNIRNRSFAFSQGTATQFGKVSKSSDNTKHYIITNNHVEHIGRFSELQGENVVKPQTRGYITKTSNNFGNDIDAGFSYWGGLNTANSIPIEVLWSGVDQINKEGQQSSGLTVDITVFAVDTKDLIKKAKEVGKFDLALWFENWSKLDNTTLDFSGVQKGVYFGPNVKKFGMSGFPYGKQSGYYLNRASSSTTAIGLTRQNGYAPTYYNAGNSGTGILGNDNEYISTINSGAPKTFLQSWNNENASYNYFGINYDNENPLDLKNTNSLAAQIIKWHLLKPLEVDMPWYFKDIKK, encoded by the coding sequence ATGAATGATAAAAAGAAAAAGAAAAAGCTTGCAATAGTGATTGGTGCTGTTGTTGGAACAGCAGCTTTAATTGGAGGAACTACTGCAGGAGTTTTTTTAGGTACTAAAAAAATTAATAATCCAAGTAATAATAGTGTTGCACAAAGAAAAGATTCATTAGAAGATATTTTAAATGATAAAAATCTTAACATCCCATCTGAGTTAAGAGTTTATTTATCATCAATGTCATCAGAAGAAATAGAAAATCAAGTTGATAAAAATAAATTAAAAAATACTTTAGTAAATTGAACAGTTATTCAAAAAACATCAAAAGAATTTTCGAACAATAAACCTACACCTAAACACTTGAAATTTATTGAAGATGCTTTAGAACTCAATTTAGCAAATTTACAAACATCAAAATCTAAACTTGAAAAATCAATTAACAAAAATGATAAAGAAGCATTTTTACATTTAATGGATAAATCAAATGAAGTTAAAGCATTAGAAAATGATTTTTCAAATTTAAAAAAATATTTAAACCTAACTAAAAATGATTTTGCAAATATTGAAAAATTATTAAATAAAAATGAATCAATATTTAGTGTAGAAGGTAAAAAATTAATTAATCAAAAATTAATTGATGATTTTAAGGTGTCAAAAAACTTAAATATAAATTATAAAAAATTAATTGACCTAGATCAAAAAGCAACAGAATTACTTGAAGCTATTAAACCAATTAAAGCCAAACCAAATAAAAATGAGAAAGAACAAGCAATTGTTGATAAATTTAACATTATCTTTAATTCACAAAACATTCTTAAAGATAACAAAGTATTAGAAGATAATACAACTCAAGAAATTTCGTTTTTAATTGATGAAATTAATAATCAATCATCAAGTTCAAATGATAATCAAATTAATGAAGCTAAACAAAATGCAAAAGCATATATTAACTCATTATCTAACTTATCAAATTCACTAAAAAGCAAATATATTCAGGAAGTTGATAAAAATAATATTGAATCATCGATTAATGCCCTTAAATCTAGAGCTAAACTTTATGATGATGTAGCCATAAAAATTATCAGTGCAATTGCGAAAGCAAATGAATTAAAAAGTACCCAAAAATATATCAATGCTACAAATAAACAAGAATTTGATAACAAACTTGCGCAAATTCAAACACTTTTAGAATCGAATAAATTAAGAGCAAATGATGCATACATCAAAAATAACTCAAATATTGAGAACATTAAACAAGACTTAAATGATTTAGAAACATTATCAAGCGAATTAAACGGACAAGAACCAAGTGATGATATCGAAAGGTTTAAACAAGATGTTGAAAGCAAATTAACATCATCAATTAGTGAAAGAGCAAAAGCTTATTCCCTTGAAAATCTTTTATACAGCACAATGATTACAAAAGAAAATAAAGAGCTTTTCATTGATGAAAACAAGGTTGACGGAGTTGAATTAACTTTTAAAGATGTATTTGTTTCTCCGAACAATATTAATGAGTTAAATGTTGTTTATAAAGCTCAAAGTAAAACTAATACTGGTCTAGTAACTGATGTTGTAGAAAAAGTTGTTTTCAGAAAAGACTTTAATGAAAAATTAAGATCATTATCATTTAATAACCTAGACGAATTATTTGATTTTAATTATCAATCATTTAATGAATATTTTGCAAGTGAACTATCAACCAAAAAAGAGGAAATTATTACTTTATTTAAAAAGAAAATTCCAAACATAAATGGATTTTTCTCTTTTGAAGTTAATAAAGATGAGCTATTTTATGAAAACAACAAACTTGGATTTAACGTTGATTTTTACTTTAATTCTAAAAAGGTTAAAACTCTTAAATTATTAACTGCCCAAAATGTTGAGTTTAATGATGAATTTTGAAAAGGTATAACTTTTGATTTTAGTGATGAATTCAAACAAAGTAGTTACTATCAAAATCCTAATAGCATTTTTTATGATGCTGAAGCTATGAAAGTTTGAACTAAGCAAGCAACTGCATTTAACACATGATTTACTTTAAACGTATTCAATCCAGCGAAACAAACTTTTGCTAACCTTTCTTCAAAAGAACTTGATTCTGTTGTGAATTTAGTTAATCCAACTTCTTCAAGTAAACAAAATGCATTGTCACCTGATGAAGTTAAACAAATAATGGGTAAAGTCAAACAAAACTTGCATACTAAATTATTTAATATTAAAGCAAACGGTGCTACATATCGTTTGGTTGATTTTGATTCAGAACATATTTTTGACTCTCAAAGAACCTCAACTAACCAAGCGAAATTTAAATTTATGGTTACCAAAAATGGTCAAACAAAAGAAAAGATTGTTACAGTTTACACAAAACAAGAAAATCCAAATGAACAAGACATTAGAGACCTTAAATATTTAAGGGATTTAATTGAAACATCAACAAAAGAAGATGCTTCAGGAATTTTAAAATTAATAAAAGTTAAAAATCCATCACAAACACATAATCAAGTAAATTCAAAAGATGCTGTCGAAGCATTTAATACCTTATATGAATTGCCGAAAAAAGGTAAATTTGAAATTTATGCGCATTCATTAGCAGAACACACAAATATTGTAAATAGTAATGTGGGTGGTACTGCAAAAATTCGTTTTTGAATTAAGGAAAATGGAACACCATTAGATGAAAGCAACAATCAATATGGGTTTATTTTCGGAATTAATAGAAGTGGTACATATACATTTACTTCTACAAGCTTAGGTTCTTTTGCCAAAACAATTCAATACTTTAAGCCATTAACATACAGAGATTTAAAACCTGCAAATCAAAGTGAATGATTTAAATCAAGCGACTTTGCTGAATCCACAACAAGAATTGATAATGCACACAAAAATCTTATTGATTCAATAAATAGTACAAACTTTGAATATAGAAGGGTTGATGGTTCAATAGTTCGTAATGCAAATAAAAACTTTGCTGTTGTTGATGTCCAAGATATTATTGCTCAAAAAGCTTTTGAATCCCTTAATTTAGTACTTAAACTTAAAGCGGCTCCGCAAGAACCTGAAAGAGGAAATGGTAATTTCACAAACGAAGCACCTGGCAAAACAAGCGATGACCAACCAATTAATTCTAATGTTAGTTCAACAACTTTTTATGCTTCAAATGACAATTTCGCTAAACAAGGTGATAGAGCTAATACAAGCGAATTTAAACCAATTGTAGATAATTACTTTATGTACTTTTACGATGTTAAATCAACAGCATCTAATTCAATTACATTTAAATTAGGTTTTATTAATAAAAATAACAATGCTATTAGATACACAAACAATAAAGAAATTACCCTAGTCAACTTAAGAAATGACTATAAAGAAAACTTATATCCAGAAGTAATTTTAAATAGACTTAAGTTAAGTGATATAACCATATCAGGACACTCAAACATAACTGCAAATGATTTTATAAATAAAGTAAAATCAAATGATCAACAAATTTCAAACATGATAAGTTTTAAAGAATCATCATTAACATACAATAACTTTAAGCTTGATAAAACAAAAATTAAAATTGAAGAAGCAAAAAGAGTCGAAGTTGAAAATGGTCAATATTCTGTATATGTTAAATTAAGTTACACAAGTCCAGTCACAAGTAGAAAAGCGATAGGAAACATTTGATATAAATTAACTGGTTTTGCAAGATCTAATGCAACTAATGATGTCTTAAACTTTTCAAACGGATCTTTAAAAACTGTTTTTAACTCAACTAGTTCAATAACAAGAGAAAGACAAATTGAACCATATTACAAAGATTTATTATGAACTTTTGATGAAGAAACTTCAAAAGCAAAATGATTATTTAAAGAAAAATACATTCAAAAAACATTATTATCAAACAATGCATCAAATAGAAAACTTAAAGTTAGATTATATGGAAACTTATTAATCCAAGATGTAAACAGACTCAAAAGAATTTCTGATAGTGATAAAAACTATTTATTTGAAATTGATTTTGAACAATTATCAAGAGGCCAAGAAATTGTTATCACAAAACAAACCAATGAGTATTATATTGAAGGAAGTCATAATAAATATCCTAGACCAACAATGATTTTTAAAGCTAGATACATTAGCGGAGAAGGTGTTCACTTTAGTCTAGAACTTCAAGAAAAAGAGTATAAACTATTTTTAGGTAACCCTTATGTTGAATCAATCACAGCAAGAGAATTATCAGGCCCTAGATATAGTGAATTTAAAAAAGATAAAGCATTCTTATTAAATTACGCAGGGGCTCATGTTGACGTTGTCTATACAAATAATGTAGAACATGAAGAATTTGGTCAAAGAACAAATGAGTTTAATTATAAACACCTTGATTATAATCAAGAAAACCAACCTATAACATTCTATACACCGGAAGAAGTAATTAATTCTGATATTTATAATCCAAACCAAAATGTGTCTTATGAATTACACAATGGTTATTTACAAGATCAAGAATATATGCATGCATCATGAAGAAACATTGATTTAGTAAATAACATTAGAAACCGTAGTTTTGCATTTAGTCAAGGTACAGCAACACAATTTGGTAAAGTAAGTAAATCAAGTGATAATACAAAACACTATATAATAACAAACAACCACGTTGAACATATTGGTAGATTTAGTGAATTACAAGGTGAAAATGTAGTAAAACCACAAACAAGAGGATACATAACAAAAACATCAAATAACTTTGGAAACGATATCGATGCAGGATTCTCATACTGAGGTGGATTAAACACTGCAAATTCAATTCCAATTGAAGTATTATGATCTGGTGTCGATCAAATTAATAAAGAAGGACAACAGAGTTCAGGTCTTACAGTTGATATAACAGTTTTTGCTGTTGATACAAAAGATCTAATCAAGAAAGCTAAAGAAGTAGGAAAATTCGATTTAGCACTATGATTTGAAAACTGAAGTAAACTCGATAATACAACATTAGATTTTAGTGGTGTTCAAAAAGGAGTTTACTTTGGCCCAAATGTTAAGAAGTTCGGAATGAGCGGATTCCCTTACGGGAAACAATCAGGATACTACTTAAATAGAGCTTCATCATCAACAACAGCTATTGGACTAACAAGACAAAATGGATATGCTCCAACATATTACAATGCAGGTAACTCAGGTACTGGTATTTTAGGAAATGATAACGAATACATTTCAACAATTAACTCAGGTGCTCCAAAAACATTCTTGCAATCATGAAATAATGAAAATGCAAGTTACAATTATTTTGGAATTAACTATGATAATGAAAATCCACTTGATTTAAAAAATACAAATTCCTTAGCTGCACAAATTATTAAGTGACATTTACTTAAACCATTAGAAGTAGATATGCCTTGATACTTTAAAGATATTAAAAAATAA
- the rplK gene encoding 50S ribosomal protein L11 produces MAKKEIQRIAKLQFPAGKAKPGPALAGVGVNMPEFTKAFNDATRDRGDEPVPVQITVYKDKTFEFKLFTSPASYKIKQAAKLQSGSKNAKTTIVGTISKDQLREIAEYKMPDLNTNDIDAAMATIAGTAKQMGVLVEGYDDIFKAKAAAKAAAKAAALADAKAAALDADLANLAETKGQGIEVTTISDEEKANEGDE; encoded by the coding sequence ATGGCAAAAAAAGAAATTCAACGTATTGCTAAATTGCAATTCCCAGCAGGGAAAGCTAAACCAGGTCCAGCACTTGCCGGTGTTGGTGTAAATATGCCTGAGTTTACAAAAGCATTTAACGATGCAACAAGAGATAGAGGGGACGAACCAGTTCCAGTACAAATTACTGTTTACAAAGATAAAACATTTGAATTCAAATTATTCACATCACCTGCTTCATACAAAATTAAACAAGCTGCTAAATTACAATCAGGTTCAAAAAATGCTAAAACTACTATTGTAGGAACAATTTCTAAAGATCAATTAAGAGAAATTGCTGAATACAAAATGCCAGACTTAAACACAAATGATATCGATGCTGCTATGGCTACAATTGCAGGAACAGCAAAACAAATGGGTGTTTTAGTAGAAGGATACGACGACATTTTCAAAGCTAAAGCTGCTGCCAAAGCCGCTGCCAAAGCCGCTGCTCTTGCTGATGCAAAAGCTGCTGCATTAGACGCTGACTTAGCTAACTTAGCTGAAACAAAAGGCCAAGGAATTGAAGTTACTACAATTAGTGACGAAGAAAAAGCAAACGAAGGAGATGAATAA
- the gyrA gene encoding DNA gyrase subunit A — MSKDLNKDDDKKLLDDEVKVELETKTEYDYEEDNRMIFRKNVKVKEEIEEEEDAPQNSDEYEVSSQLISEPIDGLNPVVLDSEMKTSFLEYAMSVIVSRALPDARDGLKPVHRRILYDMFELGITSGSQHRKSARIVGDVLGKYHPHGDSSVYDAMVRMAQDFSMRYPLVDGHGNFGSIDGDQAAAMRYTEARMTKLSGELLESIRKDTVDFVDNYDATEKEPVVLPSRFPNLFVTGASGIAVGMATEIPPHNLGEIIDATVALAKNPEITTQELMKHVKGPDFPTGGIILGTKGILDTYETGRGSIIVRSKTEIIENANGKSRIIVTEIPYAVKTSTIVQKIVDLVKEKVIEGIADIRDETNLNGIRIVLDIKKGFNPHIILNQLFQKSYLQVSYSSNIVALVNGEPKLLNLKQGLEVYIDHQKEVVTRRLNYDLAKAEEKVHILEGLKIAVQNIDEVVRIIKTSKTDQIAQERLAERFDLSERQTKAILDMNLRRLTGLNYEKMVDEINALYIEIKGYKEILASEERLINLIVEELTTIKEKYSDERRTHIDYFGVGKINDEDLIPQSDIVITTSVNGYVKRINLDEYNTQNRGGVGSISMKTYGDDDISMIIKASTHTDLLLFSNFGKAYALRGYQIPEGSKQSKGVPFINIIDTLNVNEGEKIISIIDAGSFEDNLFLATITKKGIFKKTPLSLFSNVRRNGLLAFKLQEGDQLVRAFIASEGDNIMVANNYKNIALFSIDDVRALGRTAMGVKAIKLTDDQYVINASSNKDGNLILSLGTKGFGKITDESEYRLAKRGAKGISGINPEKAGNLVFASYVKLSDELLVITSSGTTIRVRINQISETSRNTKGVKIINLKENDDIVAVEVIKTELNNEESQENKQIDSQENHE; from the coding sequence ATGTCAAAAGATTTAAACAAAGATGATGATAAAAAACTTTTAGACGACGAAGTTAAAGTAGAATTAGAAACTAAAACAGAATATGATTATGAAGAAGACAATAGAATGATCTTCAGAAAAAATGTAAAAGTTAAAGAAGAAATAGAAGAAGAGGAAGACGCTCCACAAAATAGTGATGAGTATGAAGTTAGTTCACAATTAATTTCAGAGCCAATTGATGGATTAAACCCAGTTGTCTTAGATAGTGAAATGAAAACTTCATTCTTAGAATATGCAATGAGCGTTATTGTTTCACGTGCTTTACCCGATGCTCGTGATGGATTAAAACCTGTTCACAGAAGAATTCTTTATGATATGTTTGAGTTAGGTATTACTTCTGGTTCTCAACACAGAAAGTCGGCTCGTATTGTTGGGGACGTACTTGGTAAGTACCACCCACATGGTGACTCATCAGTTTATGATGCTATGGTTCGTATGGCACAAGATTTCTCTATGCGTTATCCACTTGTTGATGGACACGGTAACTTCGGTTCAATCGACGGGGATCAAGCAGCTGCTATGCGTTATACAGAAGCAAGAATGACTAAACTTTCTGGTGAGTTATTAGAAAGCATTAGAAAAGACACAGTTGACTTTGTCGATAACTATGATGCTACAGAAAAAGAGCCTGTTGTTTTACCATCAAGATTCCCTAACTTATTTGTTACAGGTGCTTCAGGTATTGCGGTTGGTATGGCTACAGAAATTCCTCCTCACAACTTAGGAGAAATTATTGATGCAACAGTAGCACTTGCTAAAAATCCTGAAATTACTACACAAGAATTAATGAAACATGTTAAGGGACCTGATTTCCCAACTGGTGGAATTATCTTGGGTACTAAAGGTATTTTAGACACATACGAAACAGGGCGTGGAAGTATTATTGTTCGTTCAAAAACTGAAATCATTGAAAACGCAAATGGAAAATCTAGAATTATTGTTACAGAAATTCCATATGCAGTTAAAACAAGTACAATCGTTCAAAAAATTGTTGATTTAGTTAAAGAAAAAGTTATTGAAGGTATTGCTGACATTAGAGATGAAACTAACTTAAATGGTATTAGAATTGTTCTTGATATCAAAAAAGGTTTCAATCCTCACATTATCTTAAACCAATTATTCCAAAAATCATATTTACAAGTTTCATACAGCTCAAACATTGTTGCTTTAGTTAATGGTGAACCAAAATTATTAAACTTAAAACAAGGATTAGAAGTTTATATCGATCACCAAAAAGAAGTTGTTACTCGTAGATTAAATTATGACTTAGCAAAAGCTGAAGAAAAAGTTCACATTTTAGAAGGTTTAAAAATTGCAGTTCAAAATATTGATGAAGTTGTAAGAATTATTAAAACATCTAAAACAGATCAAATTGCTCAAGAAAGACTTGCAGAAAGATTTGATTTAAGTGAAAGACAAACAAAAGCTATCCTAGACATGAACTTACGTCGTTTAACAGGATTAAACTACGAAAAAATGGTTGATGAAATCAATGCTTTATACATTGAAATCAAAGGATACAAAGAAATATTAGCTAGCGAAGAAAGATTAATTAACTTAATTGTTGAAGAATTAACAACAATTAAAGAAAAATACTCAGATGAAAGAAGAACACACATTGACTACTTTGGTGTAGGTAAAATTAATGATGAAGACTTAATTCCTCAAAGTGATATTGTTATTACTACATCAGTTAATGGATATGTAAAAAGAATCAATCTTGATGAATACAACACACAGAACCGTGGTGGTGTAGGAAGCATTAGTATGAAAACTTATGGTGATGATGATATTTCAATGATTATCAAAGCTTCAACACATACAGATTTATTATTATTCTCAAACTTTGGTAAAGCTTACGCTTTAAGAGGTTACCAAATTCCAGAAGGTTCAAAACAAAGTAAGGGTGTACCATTTATTAACATCATTGATACACTAAATGTTAATGAGGGCGAAAAAATTATCTCAATTATTGATGCAGGATCATTTGAAGATAACTTATTCCTTGCAACAATTACCAAAAAAGGTATTTTCAAGAAAACACCATTATCATTATTCAGTAATGTAAGAAGAAACGGATTGCTTGCTTTCAAATTACAAGAAGGTGACCAATTAGTGCGTGCTTTCATTGCTTCAGAAGGTGATAACATTATGGTAGCTAATAACTACAAAAATATTGCTTTATTTAGTATTGATGATGTTAGAGCACTTGGAAGAACAGCAATGGGTGTTAAAGCAATTAAACTTACAGATGATCAATATGTAATTAATGCTTCGTCAAATAAAGATGGAAACTTAATCCTTTCATTAGGTACAAAAGGTTTTGGAAAAATTACAGATGAATCTGAATATAGATTAGCAAAAAGAGGTGCTAAAGGTATTTCTGGAATTAACCCAGAAAAAGCTGGAAACTTAGTTTTTGCTTCATATGTAAAGTTAAGTGATGAACTTTTAGTCATTACTTCAAGCGGAACAACAATCAGAGTTAGAATTAACCAAATTAGTGAAACTTCAAGAAACACAAAAGGAGTTAAAATTATTAACTTAAAAGAAAATGATGACATTGTCGCAGTTGAAGTTATTAAAACTGAACTTAATAATGAAGAAAGTCAAGAAAATAAACAAATTGATTCTCAAGAAAACCATGAATAA